The Phaseolus vulgaris cultivar G19833 chromosome 5, P. vulgaris v2.0, whole genome shotgun sequence genomic interval ttcccttttattatttaaaaaaataaggacTTATAACGGGAAAAGCGCCCccaatattttcattaataattattatatttcttctttggaaataatctttaaaaattCCATCATTAGAAATAACAAGGCTACTAGAAAAACctataaaaaattatgcaaTAAGATTTGATGTAAGATTACACCAaattattataactttttaCATATTTCTCATATagttttattcttattaatactttaataatttttacgTAACTTTTATTGTTATGGTTGTTTTTATTGTGATAAGTGTATTTATTGAACTAAAATATCAACACATAGTTGtctttttgttaatatatatatgttttttgttgttgcattttttataagttttacttcagttactgttattaaactaaaatatttgattatgtaataaatatataatatataataacagCAGTGGTGAGCAGAATTGGAAGACAGTGCAATTTTGATGTCCACATCCTTCACTCACCCAAAGACAAATTTACAAATGAAACCAAATAAACAAATCcctaaaaaatagaaaaccaaAAAGAacggcatcattggcagttaggTAGAACGTGGCGTGTTATGATTTGGGAAGATTTTACCCAAGGTTTAGAGGGACACGTGGAGTCCATTCAGTGGTTAGAATTCTAGTTTAGTTTCTGCACTCACACACTTTATCATACCCCTCAGTCACCGAGAGGACCGAAAgggaaaaataaagaaaacggAAGGACACATTTGACATTTCAGGACCGTGTTCTTTTTTACAGAACCTCGAACAGGAAGAATCGCAGAGAGGGAGTCAGAGTGAGAAATAGAGTGAGAAACAGAGAGAGAATTCACAAACCCTAATTTCGACAAGATCGGCCATGGCTTCCTCCAAGGATCGCGACAACTTCGTCTACATCGCCAAGCTCGCGGAACAGGCCGAGCGATACGAAGGTTTGAAGTTCCTCCTTTGCTTCTTGGACTCTGATTCACACATGCGCGTCGATGTGCACgattttatgataattttttatgtgcTTGCTTGTTTCTACTTATTTGAGTAAATTTGCGCTCTCTTATTTCAGTTTATATCGTTTTCACtgagaaaaaaatttagttgTCAATTTGGTTTACTAATCACTGGTCACTGTGAGTTTGGTTGCAAAGGAGAGTAGAGGGAGAAGAATTTGTTAAGGTTAGCGGTGCATTTGAAAGGAATTTTGCTTtccatttctattttttttttcacttttattttaatttaattttttctgattttttaaGATGGATAGTGCACTCAGTTTGAGTGCGTGAGGCTATTTCAATTTTGTTGGTACTGCATGTCGAAGTTATAGCATCGTACTTGAGTGTGTTAATTTTATTCTTCCTGTGATGTGGTTTTGATCTGtgatgttttgtttttgtatcTGTTTGTGGCAGAGATGGTGGATTCGATGAAGAAGGTTGCGAATCTAGACGTTGAACTGACTGTAGAGGAGCGTAATTTGCTTTCTGTTGGATACAAGAATGTGATTGGTGCTCGGAGGGCGTCATGGAGGATCCTGTCTTCCATAGAGCAGAAGGAAGAGACGAAAGGGAATGAATTGAATGCAAAGCGGATTAAGGAGTATAGGCAGAAGGTTGAATTGGAGCTTTCGAACATCTGTAATGATGTTATGAGAGTTATTGATGAACATCTTATTCCTTCGGCTGCAGCTGGTGAATCCACCGTGTTTTACTACAAGATGTGAGCATTTCCTACTCATTCTCTGCTACAGGGTTTGTTTTGGTGTGACGTGGTATTTTGTGCATGTGGATTGAGGGATGTTAACATATTCTGCTTTCAGGAAAGGAGATTACTATCGTTACCTTGCTGAATTTAAGATCGGCAATGAGAAGAAGGAAGCTGCTGATCAGTCTATGAAAGCGTATGAGGTgcaatttatgttgttttaatgTTTTTGCAGTTTTTATGATGTTTTTTATCCTATGAATGGTTGTTTGCTGGGATTGTTGAAAATATGCTTTTAGCAATGGATCTATGGAAGCTTCTGATCCGTCTATGAAACATATGAGGTGCAATTCATATTGTATTGTTTCACAGTTTATATGATGATTTTTTATCCTATGGATGGCTGTTTACTGGGATTGTTGAAAAAATATCCTGTTAGCAATTGATCTAAGGATGATTCTTTTGCTCTTATTTTTTGGTTTTGGGGATTTTTGAAAATATCCTGTTCGGAATTAATCTAAGATTCTTTTCCTCTTCATTTTTGGTTTTGGTTGACAAAATAGTCCCATggtttgttttggttttgaattgagtatattaatttttcaaattgtaAAACTTCTATATCATGTTTTTAGTAATGGTGTTGGTTTTTGGTTAGGCGTCTTCTGTTGTTGTACCGGGAAAAGTGTGAACTCCTCTGATTTGAACAATGTTGAGTGAAAATAACTGTTATTAAGAATCTAGCAATTTTGAGTAATTTTTGTCAATTCTAGTTTAAGTTTTCGATTAAACACTTGGTACTTGATTCCTGCTATATTGGTTTACTCTCTTCCTCACTGATCATTTTCCTTATTTGTTAAGTTGCTATGATCTCATGATCTCAGTCTTT includes:
- the LOC137835396 gene encoding 14-3-3-like protein D, coding for MASSKDRDNFVYIAKLAEQAERYEEMVDSMKKVANLDVELTVEERNLLSVGYKNVIGARRASWRILSSIEQKEETKGNELNAKRIKEYRQKVELELSNICNDVMRVIDEHLIPSAAAGESTVFYYKMKGDYYRYLAEFKIGNEKKEAADQSMKAYESATTAAESDLPPTHPIRLGLALNFSVFYYEILNSPERACHLAKQAFDEAISELDTLNEESYKDSTLIMQLLRDNLTLWTSDIPEDGEDAQKVNGTAKLGGGEDAE